One Mercurialis annua linkage group LG3, ddMerAnnu1.2, whole genome shotgun sequence DNA window includes the following coding sequences:
- the LOC126674904 gene encoding AAA-ATPase ASD, mitochondrial-like — MEKLTLTEMFTSLGSAIAGLMFAWAMFQQYFPHQLRGYLDRYTQKLVSLVYPYIQITFHEHSGYRLKQTDVYANIRNYLSANSSTCAKRLKADAVNDSQSVVLTMDDYEEITDEYQGIKIWWASSKRIPKTQSFSVFPDTEDRRFFRLTVHRRHRDLITNSYIDHVIKEGKLIAIKNRQRKLYTNNPSKDWREWMPASKWSHVVFEHPASFETLAMTDKKKRDIMNDLIKFSKAKEYYAKVGKPWKRGYLLHGPPGTGKSTMIAAMANLLNYDIYDLELTTVKDNSELRRLLIETTGKSIIIIEDIDCSLDLTGQRKPKAKDGDEEDAKESKDPISEKKKKDEEESKKASKVTLSGLLNFIDGIWSACGGERIIVFTTNYVEKLDPALIRRGRMDKHIEMSYCCFEAFKVLARNYLDVDDHELFSRVSELLGEIKMTPADVAENLMPKSDEEDAESCLKNLIAALEETKEEEARKKTEEEEEKAKLKAEKEAKEKEKEDDEKENGKIDKEIKENGFISDGDKKSSD, encoded by the coding sequence ATGGAGAAATTGACACTTACAGAAATGTTTACCAGCTTAGGTTCCGCCATTGCTGGCCTAATGTTTGCTTGGGCTATGTTTCAACAATATTTCCCTCACCAACTTCGCGGCTATCTCGACAGATACACTCAGAAACTGGTTTCTCTCGTCTACCCTTACATTCAGATCACCTTCCATGAGCACTCCGGCTATCGTCTCAAACAGACCGACGTGTACGCCAACATTCGGAACTATCTCAGCGCCAACTCATCCACTTGCGCCAAGAGGCTCAAGGCGGATGCTGTCAACGATAGCCAATCTGTTGTTCTCACCATGGATGATTACGAAGAAATCACCGATGAATATCAAGGGATTAAGATCTGGTGGGCTTCGAGTAAACGGATTCCAAAGACGCAGTCGTTTTCTGTATTTCCTGATACCGAGGATAGGAGATTTTTCAGGCTTACAGTTCATAGACGTCACAGAGATTTAATTACTAATTCGTATATTGATCATGTGATAAAAGAAGGGAAATTGATCGCCATCAAGAATCGACAAAGGAAGCTTTATACTAACAATCCAAGCAAGGATTGGAGGGAATGGATGCCTGCAAGCAAATGGAGCCACGTCGTTTTCGAGCATCCTGCAAGCTTCGAAACGCTAGCAATGACGGATAAGAAGAAAAGAGATATAATGAATGATCTTATCAAGTTCAGTAAAGCGAAAGAATATTACGCGAAAGTTGGAAAACCATGGAAGCGCGGTTATCTCCTTCATGGTCCTCCTGGAACTGGAAAATCGACTATGATAGCCGCCATGGCGAATCTGTTGAATTACGACATATATGATCTCGAGTTGACTACGGTTAAGGACAACAGCGAGCTTCGAAGattgttaatcgaaacgacaggAAAATCTATTATCATAATAGAAGATATTGATTGCTCACTCGATCTTACGGGCCAGAGGAAACCAAAGGCAAAAGACGGGGATGAGGAAGACGCGAAAGAGAGTAAAGATCCGATTTctgagaagaaaaagaaagatgaagaagaaagcaagAAAGCAAGTAAAGTTACTTTATCAGGGCTTTTGAATTTCATTGATGGAATTTGGTCAGCTTGTGGAGGAGAAAGGATTATTGTGTTTACTACTAATTACGTAGAGAAGCTTGATCCTGCTTTGATCAGAAGGGGAAGAATGGATAAACATATCGAAATGTCGTATTGTTGCTTCGAAGCGTTCAAGGTTTTGGCTAGGAATTATTTGGATGTTGATGATCATGAACTGTTTTCAAGAGTTAGCGAATTGTTGGGGGAGATTAAGATGACTCCGGCTGATGTTGCGGAGAATTTGATGCCGAAATCCGATGAGGAAGACGCGGAGAGTTGTCTGAAGAATTTGATTGCTGCTCTTGAGGAGACAAAGGAGGAGGAAGCAAGAAAAAAGactgaagaagaagaggaaaaagCAAAGTTGAAGGCTGAGAAAGAAGCTAAAGAGAAGGAGAAAGAAGATGATGAAAAGGAGAATGGGAAAATAgataaagaaattaaagaaaatggATTCATATCAGATGGAGATAAAAAGAGTTCAGACTGA
- the LOC126674408 gene encoding uncharacterized protein LOC126674408 yields MERIQKLGALLLALLVGSYGSSAMILCLTTTVAAPSLLRSKFAGWWITLLKLSATPFFPIQVCEVSMKFLLAGVLLPLLCLRSTLMGRFGLQRIKLLQVALLRITTAIGFLGSADILVIAQLSRLNFGELWMV; encoded by the coding sequence ATGGAAAGGATTCAGAAACTTGGAGCATTACTTTTGGCATTGCTTGTTGGGTCTTATGGAAGCAGCGcaatgattttgtgtttaacaACAACAGTTGCAGCTCCGTCACTCTTGCGCTCGAAGTTCGCCGGATGGTGGATTACACTACTCAAGCTCAGCGCTACGCCCTTCTTTCCAATCCAGGTCTGCGAAGTGAGCATGAAGTTCTTATTGGCTGGAGTCCTCCTCCCCCTTTTGTGCTTAAGATCAACACTGATGGGGCGCTTCGGACTTCAGAGAATAAAGCTGCTTCAGGTGGCGTTGCTCAGAATAACAACGGCGATTGGGTTTTTGGGTTCAGCAGATATATTGGTTATTGCTCAGTTATCCAGGCTGAACTTTGGGGAGCTTTGGATGGTTTAG